One genomic region from Hyalangium minutum encodes:
- a CDS encoding heavy metal translocating P-type ATPase produces the protein MPEPKKFGKLVGFSTGSATKPGQGIVVKHVHGPDCKHDHDHDHGHAHGHDHHGHDHHGHDHHGHDHGEEHVHGPSCNHDHDHGHGHGHHHHPPKRIRPPGHRPAEGGGVALQLDLEGTLPGETDDVGRFEKLEEALEAQKGIQDVHLRRDNGYAEVCIHYQPELVSASQLLELAKKTGGVVAKRYKHFTWFVRGMDSADAAAVIEHAVSHMKGVLSASVAYASERLVIEYDSEEISLGDIEAKVKALRYGLEVPMAGHACSHHAHGGGLAPLLELPLVVASGALLVAGWLLERYASVPALVPTLVWALSMASGGFFAIRGSIQSIAQLRIDIETMMVVAAIGAAVLGAWFEGAFLLFLFSAGHALEHRAMDRARRSIEALGALRPEVARVRRGNEVVEVPVDKVQRGEMIVVRPGDRVPLDGIIREGKSSLEEAAITGESIPVPKKPGDNVFSGTINSEAALEIEVTHLSSESVLARVVDMVAQAEAQKGPNQRFAQRMERTFAPLVMIAAIVFPVVLVVLGYPFKEAILRAVSLLVAASPCALAISTPSAVLSAVAAAARGGVLVKGGIYLELLGGIRAIAFDKTGTLTVGRPKVLTIAPVAGVSRDELLGTAAAVESLSAHPLARAVVDAATEHKVQAPAGKDCEAIHGKGIRAKIGEEAVEVGNLALFEGQTFPAELNAEVQKLEEAGQTTMVVRRAGQFLGVIGVADTVRSGAHHVIQTLKQIGIAQTVMLSGDNARVAKAIAAQVGIDEARAPLMPADKVTAVREMGKKHAVAMVGDGVNDAPALAAAAVGVAMGGAGSDAALETADVVLMSDDLSRLPFALTLADKATAVMKQNLVISLGVSALLIIATVFGLTQISQAVIFHEGSTLVVVFNGLRLLGYRPQASVATAASTGSVQRATS, from the coding sequence ATGCCGGAGCCGAAGAAGTTTGGGAAGCTGGTGGGATTTTCCACTGGCTCGGCCACCAAGCCGGGCCAGGGGATTGTCGTGAAGCACGTGCACGGCCCCGACTGTAAGCATGACCATGATCACGACCATGGTCATGCGCACGGCCATGACCACCATGGCCATGACCACCATGGCCATGACCACCACGGCCATGACCACGGCGAGGAGCATGTTCATGGTCCTAGCTGCAACCATGACCACGATCATGGTCACGGCCATGGTCATCACCACCACCCGCCGAAGCGAATTCGTCCTCCCGGGCATCGGCCTGCGGAGGGCGGAGGCGTCGCGCTCCAGCTCGACCTGGAGGGCACGCTGCCGGGCGAGACGGATGACGTCGGCCGCTTCGAGAAGCTGGAGGAGGCCCTCGAGGCCCAGAAGGGCATCCAGGATGTCCACCTTCGGCGCGACAACGGCTACGCCGAGGTTTGCATTCACTACCAGCCCGAGCTGGTGAGCGCGTCTCAGCTGCTCGAGCTGGCCAAGAAGACCGGCGGAGTCGTCGCCAAGCGCTACAAGCACTTCACGTGGTTCGTGCGCGGCATGGACTCGGCCGACGCGGCGGCGGTGATCGAGCACGCCGTCAGCCACATGAAGGGTGTCCTCTCCGCGAGCGTCGCTTACGCCAGCGAGCGCCTTGTCATCGAGTACGACAGCGAGGAGATCTCGCTCGGGGATATCGAGGCGAAGGTCAAGGCGCTCCGGTACGGGCTCGAAGTGCCCATGGCAGGCCATGCCTGCTCGCACCACGCGCACGGTGGTGGTCTGGCCCCCTTGCTCGAGCTGCCGCTGGTGGTGGCTTCGGGCGCCCTGCTCGTCGCGGGCTGGCTCCTGGAGCGCTATGCCTCCGTGCCCGCCCTGGTCCCGACGCTCGTCTGGGCCCTCAGCATGGCGAGCGGTGGTTTCTTCGCCATTCGCGGCTCCATCCAGTCGATTGCTCAGCTGCGCATCGACATCGAGACCATGATGGTCGTGGCCGCCATTGGCGCGGCCGTGCTCGGCGCCTGGTTCGAGGGCGCCTTCCTGCTCTTCCTCTTCAGCGCTGGCCATGCGCTCGAGCACCGCGCGATGGATCGCGCCCGCCGGTCCATCGAGGCGCTGGGCGCTCTGCGTCCCGAGGTGGCCCGGGTCCGTCGTGGAAACGAGGTGGTCGAGGTCCCCGTGGACAAGGTGCAGCGCGGCGAGATGATCGTCGTGCGCCCCGGCGATCGCGTCCCGCTCGACGGCATCATCCGCGAGGGCAAGAGCTCGCTCGAAGAGGCCGCCATCACCGGTGAGTCCATTCCGGTGCCCAAGAAGCCGGGGGACAACGTGTTCTCTGGCACCATCAACAGTGAGGCCGCGCTGGAGATCGAGGTGACGCACCTGTCCTCGGAGTCCGTGCTCGCCCGCGTGGTGGACATGGTCGCTCAGGCCGAGGCCCAGAAGGGTCCCAACCAGCGCTTTGCTCAGCGCATGGAGCGGACCTTCGCTCCGCTGGTGATGATCGCGGCCATCGTGTTCCCGGTGGTGCTCGTGGTGCTCGGCTATCCGTTCAAGGAGGCGATCCTGCGGGCAGTGTCGCTGCTCGTCGCCGCGTCTCCATGCGCCCTGGCCATCTCCACGCCCTCCGCGGTGCTGTCCGCGGTCGCGGCGGCGGCCCGGGGCGGGGTGCTCGTCAAGGGCGGCATCTACCTGGAGCTGCTCGGCGGCATCCGGGCCATTGCTTTCGACAAGACGGGCACGCTCACGGTGGGCCGTCCCAAGGTGCTGACCATTGCTCCGGTGGCCGGTGTCTCTCGCGATGAGCTGCTCGGCACCGCCGCGGCGGTCGAGTCTCTCTCCGCGCACCCGCTGGCTCGCGCGGTGGTGGATGCCGCCACCGAGCACAAAGTCCAGGCCCCCGCGGGTAAGGACTGCGAGGCCATCCACGGCAAGGGCATCCGCGCGAAGATCGGCGAGGAGGCCGTCGAGGTCGGCAACCTGGCGCTGTTCGAGGGCCAGACGTTCCCGGCGGAGCTCAACGCGGAGGTGCAGAAGCTCGAGGAGGCCGGGCAGACCACGATGGTGGTGCGCAGGGCCGGGCAGTTCCTCGGGGTGATTGGCGTCGCGGACACCGTTCGCAGCGGCGCGCACCACGTCATCCAGACCCTCAAGCAGATCGGCATCGCGCAGACGGTGATGCTCTCCGGTGACAACGCCCGGGTGGCCAAGGCGATCGCCGCTCAGGTGGGCATCGACGAGGCGCGCGCTCCGCTGATGCCGGCCGACAAGGTCACGGCCGTCCGGGAGATGGGCAAGAAGCACGCGGTGGCGATGGTCGGTGACGGTGTGAACGATGCCCCCGCGCTTGCCGCCGCTGCCGTGGGCGTGGCGATGGGTGGCGCGGGCTCGGACGCAGCGCTCGAGACGGCGGACGTGGTGCTGATGAGTGACGATTTGTCCCGGCTGCCCTTCGCCTTGACGCTCGCAGACAAGGCGACCGCGGTCATGAAGCAGAACCTGGTGATCTCGCTCGGGGTCAGCGCGTTGCTGATCATCGCCACGGTGTTCGGACTCACTCAGATCAGCCAGGCCGTGATCTTCCACGAGGGCAGCACGCTCGTCGTGGTCTTCAACGGACTGCGGCTGCTTGGCTACCGGCCCCAGGCCTCGGTGGCCACGGCGGCGAGCACGGGCAGCGTTCAGCGCGCCACCAGCTGA
- a CDS encoding pilus assembly protein N-terminal domain-containing protein, translated as MPPGGLGKSATLPGMRLVRWLLLPVLLAALPTWAEEPTVRLSPGEQRVLDFPGLRRVAVAAPNVADVKVVGKSQLLISAQSTGRTTLTVWTDQQQLQRTLIVEPPRAEELARELKALGFSELEVRTIGDKVVIDGHVESLQDMRRLRSIVAGLSYVSILVRLDAQVIQAALTTTAEQINTALKRNGIVSARAVVVGQRILLEGSVSDEAERDKAQRIADSLYEDVRQALGPH; from the coding sequence ATGCCTCCCGGAGGTCTCGGCAAGAGCGCTACACTCCCCGGCATGCGCCTCGTCCGCTGGCTCCTCCTTCCCGTGCTCCTCGCCGCTCTGCCCACCTGGGCCGAGGAGCCCACGGTGCGGCTCTCTCCCGGCGAGCAGCGCGTGCTCGACTTCCCTGGCCTCCGCCGCGTCGCCGTCGCCGCTCCCAACGTCGCGGACGTCAAGGTCGTGGGCAAGTCGCAGCTCCTCATCAGTGCCCAGAGCACCGGCCGCACCACCCTTACGGTGTGGACCGACCAGCAGCAGCTTCAGCGCACCCTCATCGTGGAGCCGCCTCGCGCCGAGGAACTGGCCCGAGAGCTCAAGGCGCTCGGCTTCTCCGAGCTGGAGGTGCGCACCATCGGGGACAAGGTCGTCATCGATGGCCACGTGGAGTCGCTCCAGGACATGCGCCGGCTGCGCTCCATCGTCGCGGGCCTCTCTTATGTCTCGATCCTGGTGCGCTTGGATGCCCAGGTCATCCAGGCCGCCCTCACCACCACTGCCGAGCAGATCAACACTGCTTTGAAGCGCAACGGGATCGTCTCCGCTCGCGCCGTCGTGGTCGGCCAGCGCATCCTCCTCGAAGGGTCCGTCTCCGACGAGGCCGAGCGCGACAAGGCCCAGCGCATCGCCGACTCCCTTTATGAAGACGTGCGACAGGCGCTCGGTCCACATTGA
- a CDS encoding M1 family aminopeptidase, which translates to MIPAARWMVLALFLSAAQALAADNAEVQLCLQHLKPGEREKAEKALGSLEELPLYRVQLQVDPTGREVKGRVEVEVTARKRTISELFLRVTPNAQGRKVTLSEAKVAGQAVAIERPEPTLIRVPVNPPVESGGRVKLEVSLQASVPRAKENVGSLLGALGASGPPGDYGAFSAAPDFLSLVGIVPMLPPLHADGTPWAGPSGIGDLALYEPSNVVATVTVPSGWKVHATGVALGEVPEKTEGVRFSFAASLVRDFPVFVSQGYQSATRTVGGVTVESFFSARDAKVGQRVLQYTASALETFEPKLGALPYKHFRVVEAPLSDGAGGMEFQGLITVGTSLYRGAADPNSIFEGSGLGMFKDMLQQMQSIGVTMPGGEDPLQNIAKTIERTLEFTVAHEVGHQYFAGLVGTDPIKEPVADEALTQYSALLYYEWAHSQADAEALRQEALVAAYQMYRMMGGVDGPAQRPTEEFGSSMEYGAIVYGKAPNFYHFARKQVGDTAFFKGLRSYVDTYRYKWACLDCFRKELAKASPGSGSSLERLQSRWWKGTHGDEDLGAFDFNSLMGGSMGDMKLDAETQKMMEEMLKGMTGGE; encoded by the coding sequence ATGATCCCTGCCGCTCGCTGGATGGTGCTCGCGTTGTTCCTCTCCGCGGCTCAGGCGCTGGCCGCGGACAACGCCGAGGTGCAGCTATGTCTGCAGCACCTCAAGCCTGGCGAGCGGGAGAAGGCCGAGAAGGCGCTCGGCTCCCTGGAAGAGCTGCCACTGTACCGGGTGCAGCTGCAGGTGGATCCCACCGGGCGCGAGGTGAAGGGGAGGGTGGAGGTGGAGGTAACCGCTCGCAAGCGCACCATCTCTGAGCTCTTCCTGCGCGTGACGCCTAACGCCCAGGGACGCAAGGTGACGCTCTCGGAGGCGAAGGTGGCCGGGCAGGCGGTCGCCATCGAGCGCCCCGAGCCCACGCTGATTCGCGTGCCGGTCAATCCACCCGTGGAGTCCGGCGGCAGGGTGAAGCTCGAAGTGTCGCTCCAGGCCTCCGTGCCCCGCGCCAAGGAGAACGTGGGTTCGCTCCTGGGAGCGCTGGGGGCCTCGGGGCCTCCGGGTGACTATGGCGCGTTCTCGGCCGCACCCGACTTCCTGAGCCTCGTGGGCATCGTCCCCATGCTGCCCCCGCTGCATGCGGATGGGACGCCGTGGGCCGGGCCCTCGGGCATTGGCGACCTGGCGCTCTATGAGCCCTCGAACGTGGTGGCCACGGTGACGGTGCCCTCGGGTTGGAAGGTGCACGCCACCGGCGTGGCCCTGGGCGAGGTGCCCGAGAAGACGGAGGGCGTGCGCTTCAGCTTCGCTGCCTCGCTCGTGCGCGACTTCCCCGTGTTCGTCTCGCAGGGCTACCAGAGCGCCACGAGGACCGTGGGCGGCGTCACCGTGGAGAGCTTCTTCTCGGCTCGGGACGCGAAGGTGGGCCAGCGCGTGCTGCAGTACACGGCCTCGGCGCTGGAGACCTTCGAGCCGAAGCTGGGCGCGCTGCCCTACAAGCACTTCCGCGTGGTGGAGGCGCCGCTGTCGGACGGCGCGGGCGGCATGGAGTTCCAGGGCCTCATCACCGTCGGCACTTCGCTGTACCGGGGCGCGGCGGATCCGAACAGCATCTTCGAGGGCTCGGGCCTGGGGATGTTCAAGGACATGCTTCAGCAGATGCAGTCCATCGGCGTGACGATGCCGGGCGGTGAGGATCCGCTCCAGAACATCGCCAAGACCATCGAGCGCACGCTGGAGTTCACCGTGGCGCACGAGGTGGGGCACCAGTACTTCGCGGGCCTGGTGGGCACCGACCCCATCAAGGAGCCGGTGGCGGACGAGGCCCTCACGCAGTACTCGGCGCTGCTCTACTACGAGTGGGCGCACAGCCAGGCCGACGCCGAGGCCCTCCGGCAGGAGGCGCTGGTGGCGGCCTATCAGATGTACCGGATGATGGGCGGAGTGGACGGCCCGGCGCAGCGGCCCACGGAGGAGTTCGGCAGCTCCATGGAGTACGGCGCCATCGTCTACGGCAAGGCTCCGAACTTCTACCACTTCGCGCGCAAGCAGGTGGGGGACACGGCCTTCTTCAAGGGCCTGCGCTCGTACGTGGACACCTACCGGTACAAGTGGGCCTGCCTGGACTGTTTCCGCAAGGAGCTGGCCAAGGCGAGCCCGGGCAGCGGCTCCTCGCTGGAGCGGCTCCAGAGCCGCTGGTGGAAGGGCACCCACGGCGACGAGGACCTGGGCGCCTTTGACTTCAACTCCCTGATGGGTGGGAGCATGGGAGACATGAAGCTCGACGCCGAGACCCAGAAGATGATGGAGGAGATGCTCAAGGGCATGACGGGCGGCGAGTAA
- the ftsY gene encoding signal recognition particle-docking protein FtsY yields the protein MKTPTFLDVLAAQVPAPAPVPPPPGTSPGQPGTQPAPPAPEASPVGDLVGYGVLALFALLMVLALRKVLRKAPRAPEKPGKPTVPGEEKKPELPAEAPQLRVELPKTEAELARQREADQAHARAEELARQREQAARAAREAKDDTERARLEAEAAALKAKEEEEKRAEYRAKKAADEEAKERKRREREEAERLLAEQKAREAEEAEEARKAAAEAERAKLRAEAGKTLAQGLDKTKSQGFMARLNGLFGQSRQVDESVLAELEEILFTADIGVRTASNLVELAREKLKRNELSNPERIKQLIRDEVARIVDLPVPRTLEGGGPPHVVMVVGVNGAGKTTTIGKLAAQLTGEGKKVVLAAGDTFRAAATEQLDVWAERAKAELVRGEDGSDPGAVVFEAVKKAQEIGANVVIADTAGRLHTKAPLMEELKKVHRVLGKALPGAPHEVLLVLDSTNGQNAIQQARQFQEAVGVTGIALTKLDGTAKGGVIIGISDELKIPVLWVGVGEKIADLRRFEPRDFVKALFD from the coding sequence ATGAAGACTCCGACTTTCCTGGACGTCCTCGCCGCGCAGGTGCCGGCGCCCGCTCCCGTGCCCCCTCCCCCGGGCACGTCCCCCGGGCAGCCGGGCACCCAGCCGGCCCCGCCGGCCCCCGAGGCCAGCCCCGTGGGCGATCTGGTGGGCTATGGCGTCCTCGCGCTCTTCGCACTGCTGATGGTGCTGGCGCTGCGCAAGGTGCTCCGCAAGGCGCCTCGCGCGCCCGAGAAGCCCGGCAAGCCCACCGTCCCCGGCGAGGAGAAGAAACCCGAGCTGCCCGCCGAGGCCCCGCAGCTCCGCGTGGAGCTGCCGAAGACGGAGGCAGAGCTGGCCCGTCAGCGTGAGGCCGACCAGGCCCACGCCCGCGCCGAGGAGCTGGCCCGCCAGCGTGAGCAGGCCGCCCGCGCCGCCCGCGAGGCCAAGGACGACACCGAGCGCGCCCGCCTGGAGGCCGAGGCCGCCGCCCTCAAGGCGAAGGAGGAGGAGGAGAAGAGGGCCGAGTACCGCGCGAAGAAGGCCGCGGACGAGGAGGCCAAGGAGCGCAAGCGCCGCGAGCGCGAGGAGGCCGAGCGGCTCCTGGCGGAGCAGAAGGCCCGAGAGGCCGAGGAGGCGGAGGAAGCCCGGAAGGCGGCGGCGGAGGCCGAGCGCGCCAAGCTGCGGGCCGAGGCCGGCAAGACGCTGGCCCAGGGGCTGGACAAGACGAAGAGCCAGGGCTTCATGGCCCGCCTCAACGGCCTGTTCGGCCAGAGCCGGCAGGTGGACGAGTCCGTGCTGGCGGAGCTGGAGGAGATCCTCTTCACGGCGGATATCGGCGTGCGCACGGCCTCCAACCTGGTGGAGCTGGCGCGCGAGAAGCTCAAGCGCAACGAGCTGAGCAACCCCGAGCGCATCAAGCAGCTCATCCGCGACGAGGTGGCGAGAATTGTGGACCTGCCGGTGCCGCGCACGCTGGAGGGCGGTGGGCCGCCGCACGTGGTGATGGTGGTGGGCGTCAACGGCGCGGGGAAGACGACGACGATTGGCAAGCTGGCCGCGCAGCTCACGGGCGAAGGGAAGAAGGTGGTGTTGGCCGCCGGAGACACCTTCCGCGCCGCCGCCACCGAGCAGCTGGATGTGTGGGCCGAGCGCGCCAAGGCGGAGCTGGTGAGGGGCGAGGACGGCTCGGATCCGGGCGCCGTCGTCTTCGAGGCAGTGAAGAAGGCCCAGGAGATCGGCGCGAACGTCGTCATCGCGGACACGGCGGGCCGGCTCCACACCAAGGCCCCGCTCATGGAGGAGCTCAAGAAGGTGCACCGGGTGCTGGGCAAGGCGCTGCCGGGCGCGCCTCACGAGGTGCTGCTGGTGCTGGACTCGACCAACGGTCAGAACGCCATCCAGCAGGCCCGCCAGTTCCAGGAGGCCGTGGGCGTCACGGGGATTGCGCTGACGAAGCTGGACGGCACCGCGAAGGGCGGCGTCATCATCGGCATCAGCGACGAGCTGAAGATTCCGGTGCTCTGGGTAGGCGTCGGCGAGAAGATCGCCGACCTGCGCCGCTTCGAGCCGCGCGACTTCGTGAAGGCGCTGTTCGACTGA
- a CDS encoding cellulose synthase family protein yields the protein MTTVEIIFLGVYFAVLCVLAVYGSHRYRMAYLYYRHKFKLPTPKGVLPALPRVTIQLPIFNEMYVVERLVESVARIEYPRELLEIQVLDDSTDETCGIARACVERHRQKGINIVYIHRTNRQGFKAGALENGLKLASGEFVAVFDADFVPAPDFLQRTVPFFADSKVGMVQVRWGHLNREFSILTQAQSIFLDGHFIIEHTARNRSGCFFNFNGTAGIWRRNTIEDAGGWQHDTLTEDLDLSYRAQLKGWQFIFLPEVISPAEVPVDMNAFKSQQHRWAKGSIQTAKKLLPTILKSDLPFEVKREAFFHLTNNMAYLLMVLLSVLMPLSMVVRFHHGLYGTLFLDLPFFITATASVCVFYVATQREQGIRGWERLKYLPFLMSLGIGLAINNAKAVLEALLNQQSGFARTPKTGAEGKKMVQVKRSYLGAKTLMPLVELAFAAYFSGALWFAIEKRIYTSVPFIILFQAGFLYVGLSSLLQGRFKPAEAPASALEAPKEQAQRAA from the coding sequence ATGACCACTGTCGAGATCATCTTCCTGGGCGTGTATTTCGCCGTCCTGTGTGTGCTGGCCGTGTACGGCTCGCACCGCTACCGGATGGCGTACCTGTACTACCGTCACAAGTTCAAGCTGCCCACGCCCAAGGGTGTGCTGCCCGCACTGCCGCGCGTCACCATCCAGCTGCCCATCTTCAATGAGATGTACGTGGTCGAGCGGTTGGTGGAGTCCGTGGCCCGCATCGAGTACCCGCGCGAGCTGCTGGAGATCCAGGTGTTGGATGACTCCACGGACGAGACGTGCGGCATTGCGCGCGCCTGCGTGGAGCGCCACCGGCAGAAGGGCATCAACATCGTCTACATCCACCGGACCAACCGCCAGGGCTTCAAGGCGGGTGCGCTGGAGAACGGGCTGAAGCTGGCCAGCGGCGAGTTCGTCGCGGTGTTCGACGCGGACTTCGTGCCCGCCCCCGACTTCCTGCAGCGCACGGTGCCGTTCTTCGCGGACAGCAAGGTGGGCATGGTGCAGGTGCGCTGGGGCCACCTCAACCGCGAGTTCTCCATCCTCACCCAGGCCCAGAGCATCTTTCTGGATGGGCACTTCATCATCGAGCACACCGCCCGCAACCGCTCCGGGTGCTTCTTCAACTTCAACGGCACCGCGGGCATCTGGCGCCGCAACACCATTGAGGACGCGGGCGGCTGGCAGCACGACACGCTCACCGAGGACCTGGACCTGAGCTACCGCGCCCAGCTCAAGGGCTGGCAGTTCATCTTCCTGCCCGAGGTCATCTCCCCGGCCGAGGTGCCGGTGGACATGAACGCCTTCAAGAGCCAGCAGCACCGCTGGGCCAAGGGCTCCATCCAGACGGCGAAGAAGCTGCTGCCCACCATCCTCAAAAGCGACCTGCCCTTCGAGGTGAAGCGCGAGGCCTTCTTCCACCTCACCAACAACATGGCGTACCTGTTGATGGTGCTGCTGTCGGTGCTGATGCCGCTGTCCATGGTGGTGCGCTTCCACCACGGCCTGTACGGCACGCTGTTCCTCGACTTGCCCTTCTTCATCACCGCCACGGCCAGCGTGTGCGTCTTCTACGTGGCCACCCAGCGCGAGCAGGGCATCCGCGGCTGGGAGCGGCTGAAGTACCTGCCGTTCCTGATGAGCCTGGGCATCGGCCTGGCCATCAACAACGCCAAGGCCGTGCTGGAGGCGCTGCTCAACCAGCAGTCCGGCTTCGCGCGCACGCCCAAGACGGGCGCCGAGGGCAAGAAGATGGTGCAGGTCAAGCGCAGCTACCTGGGCGCCAAGACACTGATGCCCCTGGTGGAGCTGGCCTTCGCCGCGTACTTCTCTGGTGCGCTCTGGTTCGCCATCGAGAAGCGCATCTACACCTCGGTGCCCTTCATCATCCTGTTCCAGGCGGGCTTCCTGTACGTGGGCCTCTCCAGCCTGCTCCAGGGGCGCTTCAAGCCGGCCGAGGCTCCGGCCAGCGCCCTCGAGGCGCCCAAGGAGCAGGCCCAGCGGGCCGCCTGA
- a CDS encoding N-acetylmuramoyl-L-alanine amidase, with protein MTTINRTAATTTAAAASRSTPTAPPAGLSKGDSGPQVKQLQDALVKLKYMTAAQVATGPGTFGPKTEAAVKKFQADHKLPTTGYYGDLTHAALKKELGKLGGPTAPTPTTPSNGTFKKPPVINAPSPNFNERGGKDIDTIVLHHTASNNGAGDLAHMRNPKSEVSAHYMVDRDGKIYQLVNDQKRAWHAGKGELHGVPTDVNGRSIGIEIVNDGGGKTPYTEAQMKSLTQLTGYLKQQYNVPMSNIVGHKDVAVPKGRKSDPSANFDWERLRKGIS; from the coding sequence ATGACCACCATCAACCGCACTGCCGCCACCACCACGGCCGCAGCAGCCTCGCGCAGCACCCCCACCGCTCCCCCCGCCGGCCTGAGCAAGGGCGACTCCGGTCCCCAGGTGAAGCAGCTCCAGGACGCGCTGGTGAAGCTGAAGTACATGACGGCGGCCCAGGTGGCGACCGGCCCGGGCACCTTCGGCCCGAAGACCGAGGCCGCCGTGAAGAAGTTCCAGGCGGACCACAAGCTGCCCACCACCGGCTACTACGGCGACCTCACCCACGCCGCGCTGAAGAAGGAGCTGGGCAAGCTGGGCGGCCCCACCGCCCCCACCCCGACGACGCCTTCGAACGGCACTTTCAAGAAGCCCCCCGTCATCAACGCGCCCTCGCCCAACTTCAACGAGCGTGGCGGCAAGGACATCGACACGATCGTCCTGCACCACACCGCCTCCAACAACGGCGCGGGCGACCTGGCCCACATGCGCAACCCCAAGAGTGAGGTGTCCGCGCACTACATGGTGGACCGCGACGGCAAGATCTACCAGCTGGTGAACGACCAGAAGCGCGCCTGGCACGCGGGCAAGGGCGAGCTGCATGGCGTGCCCACCGACGTGAACGGCCGCTCCATCGGCATCGAGATCGTCAACGACGGCGGCGGCAAGACGCCGTACACCGAGGCACAGATGAAGTCGCTCACCCAGCTCACCGGCTACTTGAAGCAGCAGTACAACGTGCCGATGAGCAACATCGTCGGCCACAAGGACGTGGCGGTGCCCAAGGGCCGCAAGAGCGATCCGTCGGCCAACTTCGACTGGGAGCGGCTGCGCAAGGGCATCTCCTGA
- a CDS encoding PEGA domain-containing protein has translation MSLHRAAVFALVAALVAPPSFAQDLDIPMPSAGKTKSKGGKKRGSAKKASAKKAAPVADELDVPVPTSKPATAKKPAASEGDLDVPVPTSKPATAKKPAAAASDDALIPSIGGRTELVVKLSGGIKGARLMVDNKDVGSLPLTGPIQVEAGEHTLVVRRPGYAEFTRRITAQKNKPTEVSITLEAVAGVVTVTSDVQGAIVSINGQEKGSAPLAGLVLKPGSYEIVVSKPGYQPEKKNLNVRAGKDYTVATNLRPSETQPVASLDAPKNPVLTPSTPVAAAPMIPLKNEPEASTSQPWFKRWYVWAGVGVVAAAAAGAVVATQGGSVKTLTDRDVCGGACDGTINGIRAGAR, from the coding sequence ATGTCTCTTCACCGTGCCGCAGTCTTCGCCTTGGTGGCCGCCCTGGTGGCGCCCCCGTCCTTCGCCCAGGATCTCGACATTCCCATGCCTAGTGCGGGGAAGACGAAGTCGAAGGGCGGCAAGAAGCGCGGCTCGGCGAAGAAGGCCTCGGCGAAGAAGGCCGCGCCCGTCGCGGATGAGCTGGATGTGCCGGTACCGACCTCGAAGCCCGCGACGGCCAAGAAGCCTGCTGCTTCGGAGGGGGACCTGGATGTGCCGGTGCCGACCTCGAAGCCCGCGACGGCCAAGAAGCCTGCTGCTGCAGCGTCGGATGACGCGCTGATCCCTTCCATTGGTGGCAGGACGGAGTTGGTGGTGAAGCTGTCTGGCGGCATCAAGGGCGCGCGCCTGATGGTGGACAACAAGGACGTGGGCTCGCTGCCGCTGACGGGGCCTATCCAGGTGGAGGCAGGAGAGCACACGCTGGTGGTGCGCCGCCCCGGCTATGCCGAGTTCACCCGCCGCATTACGGCCCAGAAGAACAAGCCCACCGAGGTCTCCATCACGCTCGAGGCCGTGGCAGGCGTGGTGACGGTGACGTCGGATGTGCAGGGGGCCATTGTCTCCATCAACGGCCAGGAGAAGGGCTCGGCGCCGCTCGCCGGACTGGTGCTCAAGCCCGGCTCCTACGAGATCGTCGTGAGCAAGCCGGGCTACCAGCCCGAGAAGAAGAACCTCAACGTGCGCGCGGGCAAGGACTACACGGTGGCGACCAACCTGCGGCCCTCGGAGACGCAGCCGGTGGCCAGCTTGGATGCGCCGAAGAATCCGGTGCTGACGCCCTCGACGCCTGTCGCGGCCGCGCCGATGATTCCCCTCAAGAACGAGCCCGAGGCCAGTACCAGCCAGCCGTGGTTCAAGCGCTGGTACGTGTGGGCCGGCGTGGGCGTGGTGGCCGCCGCAGCGGCGGGAGCGGTGGTGGCCACGCAGGGTGGCTCGGTCAAGACGCTGACGGACCGGGACGTTTGTGGCGGGGCTTGCGACGGCACCATCAACGGAATCCGGGCCGGAGCTCGCTGA
- a CDS encoding NUDIX domain-containing protein — translation MTIETVSSREVYRNRWMTVREDAIRRQDGSSGIYGVVEKPDFALVIPYESGTFYLVEQYRYPVKGRYLEFPQGTWEEKADAAPETVAAGELQEETGLVAGRMTYLGHLFNAPGYSTQGMHVFLAEELSQGAQSLSPEESDLVVSRVTVEDFEALVLQGRIKDASTLSAYSLLRMKKRLP, via the coding sequence ATGACCATCGAGACAGTCTCTTCGCGGGAGGTGTATCGCAACCGGTGGATGACCGTGCGCGAGGACGCGATCCGCAGGCAGGACGGCTCGAGCGGCATCTACGGAGTCGTCGAGAAGCCCGACTTCGCGCTCGTCATCCCGTACGAGAGCGGCACTTTCTACCTGGTGGAGCAGTACCGGTACCCGGTGAAGGGGCGCTACCTGGAGTTCCCGCAGGGCACCTGGGAGGAAAAGGCGGACGCGGCGCCCGAGACCGTGGCGGCGGGAGAGCTCCAGGAAGAGACGGGGCTGGTGGCGGGGCGGATGACGTACCTCGGGCACCTCTTCAACGCCCCGGGCTACTCCACGCAGGGGATGCACGTGTTCCTGGCGGAGGAGCTGTCCCAGGGGGCGCAGAGCCTGTCGCCCGAGGAGAGTGACCTGGTGGTGAGCCGGGTCACGGTGGAGGACTTCGAGGCGCTGGTCCTCCAGGGACGCATCAAGGATGCGTCCACCCTCTCGGCCTACAGCCTGCTGCGCATGAAGAAGCGCCTGCCCTGA